One Candidatus Nitrososphaera evergladensis SR1 genomic window carries:
- a CDS encoding Rieske 2Fe-2S domain-containing protein, whose product MLDDENSNNNNFQYICRADQISQGQSRAFTITTNGDRGGGGGSSDRNSKIEIAVFNVDGAFFAISNVCVHKGGPLNEGALKGDIITCPWHGWKYSVRNGKSAHKGGDSISSYPVRVLEGRIYVSPIPKAVGKRISKPHKAYQELESAVKQHIRNVESSQVLPVDDDNATKVRVLGLSTTNMNDEVTPRKSTSESSLQFALDYAKRKYGAETVMLKLRQLNFRHCEGYYSKNAKACIFPCSISEMDEKDQMIEIYQRMIVWADVVIVATPIRWGSASSLYYQMVQRMNCVQNQIITHNNYLIRDKVSAFIITGGQDNVQHVAGELLSFWSQLGFVFGKFPFSGWSRGWYAEDTENNVSDNAKSLAFKQDIMRTVSGAVEMSRLIKKNRYDEKVITIDSKNNSNNNGATIRESVGSTHE is encoded by the coding sequence ATGCTCGACGATGAAAATAGTAACAATAATAATTTTCAATACATCTGTCGCGCTGACCAAATATCACAGGGGCAGTCAAGAGCGTTTACAATAACAACAAATGGCGACCGTGGCGGAGGCGGCGGTAGCAGCGACCGCAATAGCAAAATCGAAATCGCCGTTTTCAACGTGGATGGTGCCTTCTTTGCGATATCAAACGTCTGCGTGCACAAGGGTGGACCTCTAAATGAAGGCGCCCTCAAAGGCGACATTATTACGTGCCCCTGGCACGGCTGGAAATATTCTGTCAGGAATGGCAAGTCTGCGCACAAAGGTGGTGACAGCATAAGCTCGTATCCGGTACGGGTCTTGGAGGGAAGAATCTATGTAAGCCCTATTCCCAAAGCCGTCGGAAAGAGAATATCCAAACCCCACAAGGCATATCAGGAACTCGAAAGTGCAGTCAAGCAACATATTAGAAATGTTGAAAGTTCGCAGGTTCTGCCAGTTGATGATGACAACGCGACAAAAGTTCGCGTCCTAGGTCTCTCTACAACTAACATGAACGACGAGGTAACGCCTCGAAAAAGTACTTCTGAATCATCTCTACAGTTTGCGTTAGATTATGCGAAGAGGAAATACGGCGCAGAAACCGTCATGCTCAAGCTCAGGCAGCTCAACTTTCGTCACTGCGAAGGCTATTACTCCAAAAACGCCAAGGCTTGCATCTTTCCGTGCTCGATATCAGAGATGGATGAGAAAGACCAGATGATAGAAATCTATCAGAGAATGATAGTGTGGGCAGACGTGGTCATTGTCGCGACACCAATCCGCTGGGGAAGCGCCAGCTCTCTGTACTACCAAATGGTCCAGCGCATGAACTGCGTGCAGAACCAGATAATTACGCACAACAACTACTTGATACGCGACAAGGTGAGCGCCTTTATCATAACGGGCGGACAGGATAACGTGCAGCATGTCGCCGGCGAACTCTTGTCATTTTGGTCGCAGCTGGGATTCGTATTTGGCAAATTCCCGTTCTCTGGATGGAGCCGGGGCTGGTACGCAGAGGATACTGAGAACAATGTCTCGGATAATGCAAAATCTCTGGCTTTCAAGCAAGACATCATGCGAACAGTTAGCGGCGCGGTAGAAATGTCGCGTCTAATCAAAAAGAACAGGTACGATGAGAAAGTAATAACAATTGATTCAAAGAATAATAGTAATAATAATGGGGCGACGATTCGCGAGTCGGTCGGCTCTACGCACGAGTAG